In one Cronobacter dublinensis subsp. dublinensis LMG 23823 genomic region, the following are encoded:
- a CDS encoding aminotransferase-like domain-containing protein, with protein sequence MKKYERLAQQITDQIALGVWHPGDRLPSLREQVVNSGMSFMTVSHAYQTLESQGVIVARPQSGYYVAPKPSARAPQALEQVTRDEQVDINTYIFDVLQASTDAAVVPFGSAFPDPRLFPLAQLNRSLSSVSRSANAMSVIENLPPGNEALRHAIARRYAMQGMNVSPDEIVITAGALEALNLSLQAVTEPGDWVIIENPCFYGALQALERLRLKALSVATDAQQGIDLDALEKALQDYPVKACWLMSNAQNPLGFTLSAEKKQQLMALLARHQVVLIEDDVYSELYYGREKPLPVKAWDNQGLTLHCSSFSKCLVAGFRIGWVAAGRHARRIQQLQLMSTLSTSSPMQMALVDYLATRRYDTHLRRLRRLLAERKQAAWQSLRRHFPAAVKIHRSESGYFLWVELPAPLDAGKLHERALAHQISIAPGRMFTTGNLWHNYFRFNASWAWDEREEQAVKTLGALIREALKNAPRAIGSLAE encoded by the coding sequence ATGAAAAAATATGAGCGGCTGGCCCAGCAGATAACCGACCAGATTGCGCTTGGGGTCTGGCACCCCGGCGACCGGCTGCCCTCCCTGCGCGAGCAGGTGGTGAACAGCGGCATGAGCTTTATGACTGTCAGCCACGCCTACCAGACGCTGGAAAGCCAGGGCGTCATCGTGGCGCGCCCGCAGTCGGGTTATTACGTCGCGCCGAAACCCTCCGCCCGCGCGCCGCAGGCGCTTGAACAGGTGACGCGCGACGAGCAGGTCGACATCAACACCTATATTTTCGACGTGCTCCAGGCGAGCACCGATGCCGCCGTGGTGCCGTTCGGCTCCGCGTTCCCCGATCCGCGCCTCTTTCCGCTGGCGCAGCTCAACCGGTCGCTGTCGAGCGTCAGCCGATCGGCGAACGCCATGAGCGTTATTGAGAACCTGCCGCCGGGCAACGAGGCGCTGCGCCACGCCATCGCGCGCCGCTACGCGATGCAGGGCATGAATGTTTCGCCGGATGAAATTGTCATCACCGCAGGCGCGCTTGAGGCCCTGAACCTCAGCCTGCAGGCCGTGACCGAGCCCGGCGACTGGGTGATTATCGAAAACCCCTGTTTTTACGGCGCGTTACAGGCGCTGGAGCGCCTGCGGCTTAAGGCGTTGTCGGTCGCCACCGACGCGCAGCAGGGGATCGATCTCGACGCGCTGGAGAAGGCACTCCAGGACTACCCGGTCAAAGCCTGCTGGCTGATGAGCAACGCCCAGAACCCGCTCGGCTTTACCCTGAGCGCGGAGAAAAAGCAGCAGCTGATGGCGCTGCTGGCGCGCCATCAGGTCGTGCTTATCGAAGATGACGTCTACAGCGAACTCTATTACGGGCGCGAAAAGCCGCTGCCGGTTAAAGCCTGGGACAATCAGGGGCTGACGCTCCATTGCTCGTCATTTTCTAAATGTCTGGTGGCCGGCTTTCGCATCGGCTGGGTGGCGGCGGGGCGACATGCGCGGCGCATTCAGCAGCTGCAACTGATGAGCACGCTCTCGACCAGTTCGCCAATGCAGATGGCGCTGGTGGATTACCTCGCCACCCGGCGCTACGACACGCACCTGCGGCGGCTGCGCCGCCTTCTCGCCGAGCGCAAACAGGCCGCGTGGCAGTCGCTGCGCCGGCATTTCCCGGCCGCGGTGAAAATCCATCGCAGCGAGAGCGGTTATTTTCTCTGGGTCGAACTGCCCGCGCCGCTCGACGCAGGAAAGCTGCACGAGCGCGCGCTGGCGCACCAGATAAGCATCGCGCCGGGAAGAATGTTCACCACCGGTAATCTCTGGCATAACTATTTTCGCTTCAACGCCTCCTGGGCGTGGGACGAGCGCGAAGAGCAGGCGGTGAAAACTTTAGGCGCGCTTATCCGCGAGGCGCTGAAAAACGCGCCGCGCGCTATCGGATCCCTCGCGGAATAA
- a CDS encoding cytochrome ubiquinol oxidase subunit I: MFGLDAFHLARIQFAFTVSFHIIFPAITIGLASYLAVLEGLWVKTKNPVWRSLYHFWSKIFAVNFGMGVVSGLVMAYQFGTNWSGFSQFAGSITGPLLTYEVLTAFFLEAGFLGVMLFGWNKVGPGLHFFSTCMVALGTLISTFWILASNSWMHTPQGFEIHNGQVVPVDWVAVIFNPSFPYRLLHMSVAAFLSSAFFVGASAAWHLLRGNDTPAIRKMFSMALWMALIVAPIQAMIGDMHGLNTLKHQPAKIAAIEGHWENPPGEATPLTLFGIPDMDEERTKYALEVPKLGSIILTHSLDKQVPALKEFPKDERPNSTIVFWSFRIMVAMGLLMILLGVVSVWLRYKNRLYTSRPFHHFALWMGPAGLIAILAGWVTTEVGRQPWVVYGLQRTRDAVSGHGDLQMSLSLIAFIVVYTSVFGVGYSYMVRLIKKGPQPLDDIPSSTDGRPARPLSAAGESLESAEEKA, translated from the coding sequence ATGTTTGGTTTAGATGCGTTTCATCTGGCAAGGATTCAGTTCGCTTTTACTGTCTCTTTCCACATTATTTTCCCCGCTATCACTATCGGTCTCGCCAGTTATCTCGCGGTGCTGGAAGGGCTTTGGGTAAAAACGAAAAATCCGGTCTGGCGCTCGCTGTACCATTTCTGGTCGAAAATTTTCGCCGTTAACTTCGGCATGGGCGTGGTGTCCGGCCTGGTGATGGCGTATCAGTTCGGCACCAACTGGAGCGGTTTTTCGCAGTTCGCCGGCAGCATTACCGGCCCGCTGCTCACCTATGAAGTGCTGACCGCCTTCTTCCTCGAAGCCGGTTTCCTCGGCGTGATGCTGTTTGGCTGGAACAAAGTTGGCCCCGGCCTGCACTTTTTCTCCACCTGCATGGTGGCGCTCGGCACGCTGATTTCGACGTTCTGGATCCTCGCCTCCAACAGCTGGATGCATACGCCGCAGGGCTTTGAGATCCACAACGGCCAGGTGGTGCCGGTGGACTGGGTGGCGGTGATTTTCAACCCGTCGTTCCCGTATCGCCTGCTGCATATGTCGGTCGCGGCGTTCTTAAGCAGCGCGTTTTTTGTCGGCGCCTCCGCCGCCTGGCATCTGCTGCGCGGCAACGACACGCCCGCTATTCGCAAAATGTTCTCAATGGCGCTGTGGATGGCGCTGATTGTCGCCCCGATCCAGGCAATGATTGGCGATATGCACGGGCTTAACACACTTAAGCATCAGCCTGCCAAGATTGCCGCCATTGAAGGCCACTGGGAAAACCCGCCGGGCGAGGCGACGCCGCTGACGCTGTTCGGCATCCCGGATATGGACGAAGAGCGCACCAAATACGCGCTGGAAGTGCCTAAACTCGGCAGCATCATTCTGACGCACAGCCTCGATAAACAGGTGCCCGCGCTGAAAGAGTTTCCGAAAGATGAACGGCCAAACTCCACCATCGTCTTCTGGTCATTCCGCATTATGGTGGCGATGGGGCTCTTAATGATCCTGCTGGGCGTGGTGAGCGTCTGGCTGCGCTATAAAAACCGGCTCTATACCTCGCGTCCGTTCCACCACTTCGCGCTCTGGATGGGCCCGGCCGGGCTGATTGCCATTCTCGCGGGTTGGGTAACGACCGAAGTGGGCCGCCAGCCGTGGGTGGTGTATGGCCTGCAACGCACGCGGGACGCGGTCTCCGGTCACGGCGATTTGCAGATGAGCCTGAGCCTTATCGCCTTTATCGTGGTGTATACCTCGGTGTTCGGCGTCGGCTACAGCTATATGGTGCGACTGATTAAAAAAGGGCCGCAGCCGCTGGATGATATTCCTTCCAGCACCGACGGCAGGCCAGCGCGTCCGCTCTCGGCGGCAGGCGAATCTCTGGAAAGCGCAGAGGAGAAAGCGTAA